A genomic region of Gemmata massiliana contains the following coding sequences:
- a CDS encoding BON domain-containing protein encodes MKVRALFSLTLVAGLSGSAIATPPAPLPVSASAASANPNQTLADDVAFKLRSTGNASGADVSIVAQEGTVTLTGTVKDAAQKSRIIADAKAVTGVVIVSDKLRSITAGVVQVQDLAPIAPTPLGPTGIPMNALAPNNPPIGNPIVEPAPLGHPGQAAPDMQAPNMPPYAWPTYAPYGNVSRVAYPQAYPYNAFPFIGPYYPFPKVPLGWRKVTLEWDDGHWYLGRQSAPHDYWRVKFW; translated from the coding sequence GTGAAAGTGCGTGCTCTTTTCTCGTTGACTCTCGTTGCCGGCTTGTCCGGGTCCGCGATCGCAACCCCTCCGGCTCCGCTCCCGGTTTCTGCTTCCGCCGCGAGCGCTAACCCGAACCAAACCCTCGCCGACGACGTGGCGTTCAAGCTCCGGTCCACCGGGAACGCGAGCGGCGCCGACGTGTCCATCGTGGCCCAAGAAGGCACCGTGACCCTGACGGGTACGGTCAAGGACGCGGCCCAGAAGTCCCGCATCATCGCGGACGCGAAGGCCGTGACCGGCGTCGTGATCGTGAGCGACAAGCTCCGTTCGATCACGGCGGGCGTGGTGCAAGTCCAAGACCTGGCTCCGATCGCCCCGACCCCGCTCGGGCCGACCGGTATCCCGATGAACGCGCTGGCCCCGAACAATCCTCCGATCGGCAACCCGATCGTGGAACCGGCTCCGCTCGGCCACCCGGGTCAGGCCGCGCCCGACATGCAAGCCCCGAACATGCCGCCTTATGCGTGGCCGACCTACGCTCCTTACGGGAACGTCAGCCGCGTTGCATACCCGCAAGCCTACCCGTACAACGCCTTCCCCTTCATCGGGCCGTACTACCCGTTCCCGAAGGTTCCGCTCGGCTGGCGGAAAGTGACCCTCGAATGGGACGACGGCCACTGGTACCTCGGCCGCCAGTCTGCTCCGCACGACTACTGGCGCGTCAAGTTCTGGTGA
- a CDS encoding sugar phosphate isomerase/epimerase family protein encodes MSRALLLATIAVCFPQPVRAADNPPADPFTRDKLVAWCIVPFDAKKRTPAERVEMLKKIGFKNYAYDWRAEHLPTFDEEVGLLKKAKIELTAVWFPANLGPDAQKLLEVIKKHDIKTQLWVTMGDPAGKDQVAKVESAVKVLKPIAEEAAKCGCKLALYNHGGWFGEPENQVAIIDALKLKNVGIVYNLHHGHDHFDRFPALLKLMKPHLFALNINGSTKGGDKVGKKILPLGTGELDLTVLRDIRDSGYSGPIGILGHTQDDAAERLADNLDGLGWLRRELAGKEPGPRPTYRTWK; translated from the coding sequence ATGTCACGAGCGCTGCTACTCGCCACGATTGCTGTGTGCTTCCCTCAACCCGTGCGGGCGGCTGATAACCCACCAGCAGACCCCTTCACCCGGGACAAACTCGTCGCGTGGTGCATTGTTCCGTTCGACGCAAAGAAACGAACTCCCGCGGAGCGGGTGGAGATGCTCAAAAAGATCGGGTTCAAGAACTACGCCTACGACTGGCGCGCGGAGCATCTCCCAACGTTCGATGAAGAGGTCGGGCTGCTGAAGAAGGCGAAGATCGAACTGACGGCAGTTTGGTTCCCTGCGAACCTCGGTCCGGATGCACAGAAGCTCCTTGAGGTCATCAAGAAGCACGATATCAAGACGCAACTCTGGGTCACGATGGGCGACCCCGCGGGGAAGGACCAGGTCGCGAAAGTCGAGAGCGCGGTGAAAGTGCTCAAACCCATTGCGGAAGAGGCCGCGAAGTGCGGGTGCAAACTCGCGCTGTACAACCACGGTGGCTGGTTCGGTGAGCCGGAAAATCAGGTCGCCATTATCGATGCACTCAAACTCAAGAACGTCGGCATTGTGTACAACCTGCACCACGGCCACGACCACTTCGACCGGTTTCCGGCACTCCTCAAACTGATGAAACCGCACCTGTTCGCTCTGAACATCAACGGCAGCACGAAGGGGGGGGATAAGGTCGGCAAGAAGATCCTGCCTCTCGGTACAGGCGAACTGGATTTGACCGTGCTCCGTGACATCCGCGATAGCGGGTACAGTGGGCCGATCGGCATCCTGGGGCACACGCAGGACGACGCGGCCGAGCGCCTCGCGGACAACCTCGACGGATTGGGGTGGTTGCGTCGGGAACTCGCCGGCAAGGAGCCGGGGCCTCGTCCCACTTACCGCACGTGGAAGTGA
- a CDS encoding AAA family ATPase: protein MPDTAKPAALLEPDELKPATELAGQLLEQLDTMLFGRPDLHRLVLIGILSRGHVLLEGVPGVGKTALVKALSQLLGLDFKRVQFTPDLMPGDILGSHILQEVSGSGREMVFRAGPIFTHLLLADEINRASPKTQSALLEAMQERCVTLLGATRPLPDPFFVLATQNPIELEGTYPLPEAQLDRFLFKLVVAPADADTLDRIISSRRRGEPPQPTWTMSAEQLRDVFGVMDRIFLPRPVARFVSRLVAATHGSSPEATPLVKAYVTFGASPRAAIAIAEAARAAALLAGRPTVGFADVRAVTPAVLNHRLILNYKARLDAVDAFAIVRELLEKTDEAGLNLPRDLTVAEVNRA, encoded by the coding sequence ATGCCCGATACCGCGAAGCCCGCCGCGCTGCTGGAACCCGATGAACTGAAGCCGGCGACCGAACTCGCCGGCCAACTGTTGGAACAACTCGACACGATGCTCTTCGGGCGGCCCGACCTGCACCGCCTCGTGCTGATCGGCATCCTGAGTCGGGGGCACGTCCTGCTCGAAGGCGTTCCCGGTGTCGGGAAAACGGCCCTCGTCAAAGCACTCAGCCAGCTCCTCGGGCTGGATTTCAAGCGCGTGCAGTTCACCCCAGACCTGATGCCCGGCGACATCCTCGGTTCGCACATTCTGCAAGAGGTGTCCGGGAGCGGGCGCGAGATGGTGTTCCGCGCTGGCCCGATCTTCACGCACCTGCTGCTCGCGGACGAAATCAACCGCGCTTCGCCGAAGACCCAGTCGGCCTTGCTTGAAGCGATGCAGGAGCGCTGCGTCACGCTGCTCGGCGCGACCCGACCGCTCCCCGACCCATTCTTCGTGCTCGCGACCCAGAACCCGATCGAACTCGAAGGCACGTACCCTCTGCCCGAAGCCCAACTGGACCGGTTCCTGTTCAAACTCGTCGTTGCCCCGGCGGACGCGGACACGTTGGACCGCATCATCAGTTCGCGGCGCCGCGGAGAGCCACCTCAACCGACATGGACGATGAGCGCCGAGCAACTGCGCGACGTCTTCGGAGTTATGGACCGGATCTTCTTACCGCGCCCGGTCGCGCGCTTCGTGTCGCGTCTCGTCGCGGCGACACACGGAAGCTCACCGGAAGCGACACCGCTGGTGAAAGCCTACGTGACTTTCGGCGCCTCCCCACGGGCCGCGATCGCGATTGCGGAGGCCGCGCGGGCCGCAGCGCTCCTTGCGGGCCGGCCGACGGTCGGGTTCGCCGACGTTCGCGCGGTGACGCCCGCGGTTCTGAACCACCGACTCATCCTCAACTACAAGGCCCGGCTCGACGCAGTCGATGCGTTCGCGATCGTGCGCGAGTTGCTCGAAAAAACGGACGAGGCCGGTTTGAACCTCCCACGCGATCTGACAGTTGCCGAGGTGAACCGTGCGTGA
- a CDS encoding SDR family NAD(P)-dependent oxidoreductase: protein MLGGKSALITGSSQGIGLGVAQAFAASGAKVIVTSEKPLTSCPEVQRLLSDYEHTRYVQADLLADGEPERLVAEAWAAFGGIDVLVNNLGTYKEPPLAQITRDHFDFIFRLNVWIPVALSRELVRRAQAAKRGGRILFSTSLNATRSEPLHTLYDASKGAVNALTRQLAVELAPHGFTTAAVAPGLVETPLTDFGLQSSPAEREAVIAQIPIRRIATVEDVAWWYVFLASDRASYSTGSVFAVDGGLDAQQMAQRPVTEAERGEQKS, encoded by the coding sequence ATGTTAGGTGGTAAATCGGCACTCATTACCGGGAGCAGCCAGGGGATCGGTCTCGGCGTCGCGCAGGCGTTCGCCGCGAGCGGGGCGAAGGTGATCGTCACCTCAGAGAAACCGCTCACGAGTTGCCCGGAAGTGCAGCGCCTGCTCAGCGACTACGAGCACACCCGGTACGTGCAGGCGGATTTACTCGCGGACGGCGAACCCGAACGGCTCGTCGCGGAAGCATGGGCCGCGTTCGGCGGAATCGATGTGCTGGTGAACAACCTCGGCACGTATAAAGAACCGCCACTGGCTCAGATCACGCGAGACCACTTCGACTTCATTTTCCGGCTCAACGTGTGGATTCCCGTCGCCCTGTCGCGTGAGCTCGTTCGGCGCGCCCAAGCCGCCAAACGCGGGGGCCGAATCTTGTTCAGCACCTCGCTGAACGCAACTCGCTCCGAACCGCTCCACACGCTCTACGACGCGAGCAAGGGTGCGGTGAACGCTCTCACGAGGCAGTTAGCGGTTGAACTCGCCCCGCACGGCTTTACCACAGCCGCCGTTGCGCCGGGGCTGGTGGAAACACCACTCACCGACTTCGGGTTGCAATCCTCACCGGCGGAGCGCGAAGCGGTGATCGCCCAGATCCCGATTCGCCGAATCGCAACGGTGGAAGACGTCGCGTGGTGGTACGTGTTCCTCGCGTCCGACCGCGCGAGCTACAGCACCGGGAGCGTCTTCGCGGTGGACGGCGGACTCGACGCACAGCAAATGGCTCAGCGCCCCGTAACGGAAGCCGAGAGGGGAGAACAAAAGTCATGA